In one Magallana gigas chromosome 9, xbMagGiga1.1, whole genome shotgun sequence genomic region, the following are encoded:
- the LOC105323056 gene encoding temptin yields the protein MEEQRKIFSGVLFVIVMICPSGFGHPGYRLKIPNGLNVPNPCVNVGGLWNGVGHNIEIGGGALNPFGKDFLDANGTWTQELCMTDSDSDGKINGLELGDFNCTWFEGQPPMGDATGHPGICEPMDDPKCIEINKDVSCR from the exons ATGGAGgaacaaagaaaaattttctCAGGTGTTCTTTTTGTGATTGTAATGATATGTCCCTCTGGATTCGGTCATCCTGGCTACCGGTTAAAAATCCCAAATGGATTAAACGTTCCCAATCCTTGTGTTAACGTTGGGGGGCTATGGAACGGTGTTGGACATAACATAGAGATTGGAGGAGGTGCTTTAAATCCGTTCGGTAAG GATTTTTTGGATGCTAACGGAACTTGGACACAGGAGCTCTGCATGACAGATTCGGATTCAGACGGGAAAATCAACGGACTTGAACTTGGAGATTTCAATTGTACTTGGTTTGAAGGACAACCACCAATGGGGGACGCAACAGGACATCCTG GTATTTGTGAACCGATGGATGATCCAAAGTGCATAGAAATCAACAAGGATGTTTCCTGTCGTTAA